A genomic stretch from Bacteroidales bacterium includes:
- a CDS encoding nucleotidyltransferase domain-containing protein has translation MINNTKILIDLKSHLIKNYGNSVKDVILFGSQARGNSKEYSDYDILIVLEKDYSGKDENQILDLCYDIDLKYNILLDVHLLSSKEMKSIRGKQPVFVNAIKSGIYA, from the coding sequence ATGATTAATAACACTAAAATATTAATCGACCTAAAAAGTCATTTAATTAAAAACTATGGCAATTCTGTAAAGGATGTTATTTTGTTTGGTTCTCAAGCACGTGGCAACTCTAAGGAATATTCTGATTATGATATTTTAATTGTATTAGAAAAAGATTATTCTGGCAAAGATGAAAATCAAATTTTAGATTTGTGTTATGATATTGATTTGAAATATAACATTCTTTTAGATGTTCATTTATTGTCAAGTAAAGAGATGAAATCTATTAGAGGGAAACAACCTGTTTTTGTAAATGCTATTAAATCTGGAATATACGCATGA
- a CDS encoding HEPN domain-containing protein, giving the protein MEQAEETILDVQLLIENDRLRSAVNRIYYGMFYSLLALGLANQFETSKHTQLIGWFNKDFIREGLIDSKYGKIINKAFNRRTKGDYDIYIEFEKKIVFEMFNEMQDFISEIKSYLKID; this is encoded by the coding sequence TTGGAGCAAGCAGAAGAAACGATTTTAGATGTTCAATTACTAATTGAGAATGACAGATTACGTTCAGCAGTTAATCGGATTTATTATGGAATGTTTTATTCTCTATTAGCGTTAGGATTAGCAAATCAATTTGAGACATCGAAACATACTCAACTGATTGGTTGGTTCAATAAGGATTTCATCCGTGAAGGTTTAATAGATTCAAAATATGGTAAAATAATCAATAAAGCATTTAACCGTAGAACTAAAGGAGATTATGATATCTATATTGAATTCGAAAAAAAAATTGTATTTGAGATGTTTAATGAAATGCAAGATTTTATATCGGAAATCAAATCATACCTAAAAATTGATTAA
- a CDS encoding leucine-rich repeat domain-containing protein, producing MKNIIKSLSIMGLLSMIILLLVNCSGYKKLNKALSNPEGVTKIKIKYARLDSLPTNIENLKDLKTLYLFKNGLTSIPEEIGNLKNLETLVISSNKLIDLPSSIGRLTKLKKLSLKHNKIKLLPPEIGNLTELKEFHIEYNYLGKLPSEIGKLKNLEFLYLNDNKLKAIPNEIGNLINLRFLVIGKNSLDCLPYEIGNLTSLTELNVAFCGPMVKIPESIINCKRLEFIFIDKSILLPYSINSINPRLQVIIKEKGELN from the coding sequence ATGAAAAATATTATAAAATCTTTATCTATTATGGGATTGTTATCAATGATAATCTTATTATTAGTTAATTGTTCTGGTTATAAGAAACTGAATAAAGCTTTATCGAACCCAGAAGGTGTTACTAAAATAAAAATTAAATATGCTCGTCTTGATAGTCTTCCAACAAATATTGAAAATTTAAAAGATTTAAAAACACTTTATTTATTCAAAAATGGATTAACATCAATACCTGAAGAGATTGGAAATTTGAAAAATTTAGAAACGCTTGTTATTAGCAGTAATAAACTTATTGATTTGCCTTCATCAATTGGGCGGTTAACAAAGCTTAAAAAGCTTTCATTAAAGCATAATAAAATCAAATTACTACCCCCAGAAATAGGAAATTTGACTGAATTGAAGGAATTTCATATTGAGTATAATTATTTAGGAAAGCTCCCTTCAGAAATAGGCAAACTAAAAAATCTTGAATTCCTATATCTTAATGATAATAAATTGAAAGCTATTCCTAATGAAATTGGAAACTTAATAAACTTAAGATTTTTAGTGATTGGAAAAAACAGCCTTGATTGCCTTCCGTACGAGATAGGGAATTTGACCAGCCTAACGGAATTAAATGTTGCATTTTGTGGCCCAATGGTTAAAATTCCTGAATCAATAATAAATTGCAAACGATTAGAATTTATTTTTATTGACAAATCTATATTATTACCATATTCAATCAACAGCATAAATCCAAGATTACAAGTGATAATTAAGGAAAAAGGAGAACTAAACTAA
- a CDS encoding tRNA/rRNA methyltransferase — protein sequence MKIFFILVEPYHPENVGAAARAIKTMGFDNLFLVNPRNHLDESAKWMAHGSIDILEKAKIFSTFESAINDIDFIIGTTSKKRKINYDYYDCNEVLQIINNKLNSISSIAVVFGREDRGLSNDELKLCNIISSIPIAVKYPSLNLSQTVMIYAYTLSSLFDKKTADAKKNISNSETVQLKKKIETILKNLDFKQESNIYNRIFERLEVIGDSDINLLHSICNKLCDKF from the coding sequence ATGAAAATTTTCTTTATTCTTGTTGAACCTTATCATCCTGAAAATGTGGGAGCAGCAGCACGTGCAATAAAAACCATGGGCTTTGATAATCTTTTTCTTGTTAATCCGCGAAATCATCTTGACGAAAGTGCTAAATGGATGGCACATGGTTCAATTGATATTTTGGAAAAAGCAAAAATCTTTTCAACTTTCGAATCTGCTATTAATGATATTGACTTTATAATAGGAACTACTTCAAAAAAAAGAAAGATAAATTATGATTATTATGATTGTAATGAAGTTTTACAAATAATTAATAACAAATTGAATTCTATCTCAAGTATTGCAGTAGTTTTTGGAAGAGAAGACAGAGGACTTTCAAACGATGAATTAAAACTTTGTAATATAATATCTTCAATACCTATTGCCGTAAAATATCCTTCATTAAACTTGTCACAAACCGTAATGATATATGCATATACATTATCTTCTCTGTTTGATAAAAAAACTGCTGATGCAAAAAAAAATATTTCAAATAGCGAAACAGTTCAATTGAAAAAGAAAATTGAAACAATACTGAAAAATCTGGATTTCAAACAAGAATCAAATATTTATAATCGTATATTTGAAAGATTGGAAGTAATAGGAGACTCGGATATTAACTTATTA